In the genome of Streptomyces lydicus, the window GTACTCCGAAGACCTGGACGCCGGACGGATCGAGGCCGGTCTCCTCCTGGGCCTCGCGCAGCGCCGCCCGCACGGGGCCGGGGCCGTCGGGGTCGCCGTCCTCCGGGTCGAGGGCGCCACCGGGGAAGGAAGGCTGGCCGGCATGCGAGCGCAGGGTCCCGGCGCGCTCCATCAGAAGCAGCTCGGGGCCGCGGGCGCCGTGGCCGAAGAGGATGAGCACGGCGGACTGCCGGCCTCCGCTCTTGGGCGGCAGGAAGCGGCTGAGCTGGCGTGGCTCGATCGTGGCGGCCGCGCGGGCCACCGGGGCCAGCCACTCGGGCAGGCCGTCGGCGGTGACCGTGGCGTCCAGGCCGGACGCCACGCCGGACGCCTCGCCGGTCGCCGCCTCGGACGCCGCGCCTGCCGCCGCGTGGACGTCGGCCTCCTCGCCGTACCGCTGCTCCCGTGCACTCCTCATACGCGCCCCCTCAGGCCTGGCGTCGATCGTCGGTCACCTCTGGCGGCCGCCTCATGAGGCGGCCACAGGGGGCGCCATCGGGGGCGCAGGCTTCCCCGGGTACCCGGCCGGCGGCTTCAGCCGCTGCCCCGGCTGGCCGCCGAGCTCGTACTTCAGCAGCTTCTTCGCCTTCTCCGGGTCCGTCTCGCCCTCGCCGTACGCGGGGCACAGGGGGGCGATGGGGCAGGCGCCGCAGGCGGGCTTGCGGGAGTGGCAGACGCGGCGGCCGTGGAAGACCACCCGGTGCGAGAGCATCGTCCACTCGCTCTTGGGGAAGATCTCGGCGACATCCGCCTCGACCTTCTCGGCGTCCTCCGCGGTGGTCCAGCCGAAGCGGCGGGCCAGGCGGCCGAAGTGGGTGTCGACGGTGATGCCCGGGACGCCGAAGGCGTTGCCCAGCACCACATTGGCGGTCTTGCGGCCGACCCCGGGGAGGGTGACCAGGTCCTCCAGACGGCCCGGCACCTCACCGCCGAAGCGGTCGCGCAGCGCGGCCGACAGACCGATCAGCGACTTCGTCTTGGCCCGGAAGAAGCCGGTCGGCCTGATCAGTTCCTCCAGCCGCTCCGGGTCCATCGCGGCCATGTCCTCGGGCGTCGGGCAGACCGCGAAGAGGCGCGGGGTGGTCTGGTTGACCCTCAGGTCGGTGGTCTGCGCGGACAGGACCGTGGCGACCAGCAGCTCGAAGGGGTTGGTGAAATCCAGCTCGGGGTGGGCGTACGGATACAGCTCGGCCAGCTCCCGGTTGATCCGGCGGGCCCGCCGGACCATGGCGACACGCGACTCGGGCTTGCGCGCGGGGGTCTTCTTGGCGGTGGCCTTCGGGGCGGCCTTCCCGGCCGCCGCCTTCTTTGCCGCGGCCGTCTTCGTGGCGGCGGTCTTCTTCGCGGCGGCCTTCGTGGCCGTCGCCGTCTTCTTTGCCGCCGCCGTCCGCTTTGCGGGGGCCGTCTCCTTGGCCGCCGCCTTCTTCGTGGCGGCCTTCGTGGCGGTGGCCTTCTGCGCGGCGGTCTTCTTCGTGACGGCCTTCTTCGCCGCGGCCTTCGTGGCCGCCGCCGGCTGCTCTGGGGGTTCGTTCACGGCGGCCTTCTTCCCTGCCGAGGTCCTGCCTACCGGGGTCTTCTTCGCGGAGGTCCGCGAGGTGGTGTCCTGCGCCGCCGGTCGCGACGCGCCAGGCTCGTGAGTACCCGGCGCCCTGCCGGACGTCACACCGGAGGGCGATTTGTTACTTTTATCGGAATTCGATGTGCGGCCGGACGGCTGTTCGCCCACAGCGGAATCACGCCCTGCGCTCACTCTTCCGGCCCCCACTCCTCTGCTCTCACCGGCGTATTGGACACTCGGCCAGACTAAGGCCAGCCACTGACATCCGGCTTGATCGCTGTGATTCCTGACCCCAATCGGCCCCCTGCCTTATGGCTCGGAGCACCGGTCCGGCAAACTTGTGATTGATCGCACTGTTTTGCATTCCGGCATGATGGGGACCACAGTCCCCCGGAGCATGTCGACAAGGAGAGATCTCGTGGACGACGTTCTGCGGCGCGCACCGCTCTTCGCGGCGCTCGATGACGAGCAGGCGGCCGAGCTGCGCGCCTCAATGGGAGAGGTCACGCTCGCCCGCGGCGACGCCCTGTTCCACGAAGGGGACCCCGGCGACCGCCTGTACGTGGTCACCGAGGGCAAGGTGAAGCTGCACCGCACTTCCCCGGACGGCCGGGAGAACATGCTCGCCGTTCTCGGCCCCGGAGAGCTGATCGGGGAGCTTTCGCTCTTCGACCCTGGCCCACGTACGGCCACGGCCTCCGCCCTCACCGAGGTCAAGCTCCTCGGCCTGGGCCACGGCGACCTTCAGCCCTGGCTGAACGCCCGCCCCGAGGTGGCCACGGCCCTGCTGCGTGCGGTCGCCCGCCGACTGCGCAAGACCAACGACCAGATGTCCGATCTGGTCTTCTCGGACGTGCCGGGCCGGGTGGCCCGCGCCCTGCTCGACCTGTCGCGCCGCTTCGGCGTGCAGTCCGAGGAAGGCATCCACGTCGTCCACGACCTCACGCAGGAGGAGCTGGCCCAGCTGGTCGGCGCCTCCCGCGAGACGGTCAACAAGGCCCTCGCGGACTTCGCGGGCCGCGGCTGGCTGCGTCTGGAGGCGCGCGCCGTGATCCTGCTGGACGTCGAGCGGCTGGCCAAGCGCTCGCGCTGATCTTCCGCAGACATCCTGGAAGGGCCCCGCCCCGGCGGGGCCCTTCGTCGTGGGGCCACGGGGCCGCCGCTTCCTCCCTGAGGGCCCGCCGCTTCCTTCGTGAGGCGCCCGCCGCTTCCTTCGTCAGGGGACCGCGGAATCACCGGCTCCGCCCGCAACGCAGTCGCGGGCCCCGTAAACCGGTCGCCGCACACCGCCCTCCTGGCCATAGTGGCGCCATGACCAAGCACGGCGCGGGGCTGGACCGGGACGGCTACTTCCTGCGGGAAGGCTCCCTGGACCGCGTCTCCGCGCCGTTCGCGCCCGTCGTGGCGGAGCTCGGCGCCCGGACCGGCGCGCACTTCGGCCCCGGCCGCCTGCACAGCAGCTATCTCTTCGGCAGCGTCCCGCGCGGCACCGCCGTCCCCGGGGTCTCCGACCTCGACGCGCTGATCGCCCTGCGGGACGAGCCCACTGATGCCGATCACGCTGCCGTCCGCGCCGTCGAGCATGCGCTGGATGCCGCGTTTCCGCAGATCAACGGCGTAGGGATCTTGCTGTTCGGCGTGCACCGGCTGCGCAGCGAGCGGGAGCGGTACGACCTCGGATGGTTCGTGGCCTGTCTGTGCACCCCGGTCAGCGGTCCGGATCTCGCCGCCGAGCTGCCCCGCTACCGTCCCACCTCGCTCCTCGCCCGGGAGACCAACGGCGACCTCTTCCGCAGCCTGCCCGGTCTGCGCGAGAAAGCAGCGGCGGCCACTACGGAAGCCGAGCGCACCCGGCTGACCCGGGGTGTGGCGCGCCGGCTGGTGCGCACCGGATTCACCCTGGTCATGCCGCGCTGGGGCGGCTGGACGAGCGATCTCACCGAGCCCGCCGAGGTGTTCGGCCACTACTACCCGGCGCACGCCGGGCAGATGCACGCCGCGGCACGCGCCGCCGGGCGCCCGCCGCGTACCCGGAGCTGCTGGACCAGCTGCTCACCGGCCTCGCCCCCTGGCTGGCCGCGGAATATCTGGCCGTCCACGGGGCGAAGGCACCCCCGCCCCGGGCCGGCTGACGGCGCCTCTCAGCCGGGCCCGGGGCCGGTCCTCGCTCTCGGCCCCGCCCCGGCCTACACCCCCGGACCGGCCAACGGCCCGCCCCGGCGTTCCCCGGCCGCCGGCCCTCGTCCCGCCGTCAGCCGTCGGCCGTCCGCCGTCAGCTCTCGATCAGCCCGTGTTCGCCCAGGTAGTCCAGCTGTGCCCGTACGGACAGCTCGGCGGCCGGCCACAGCGAGCGGTCGACATCGGCATAGACGTTCGCGACGACCTCGGCGGGTGAGCGGTGGCCGGCCTCGACCGCGGTCTCCACCTGGGCGAGCCGGTGCGCGCGGTGCGCCAGATAGAACTCCACCGCCCCCTGGGCGTCGTTCAGCACCGGCCCGTGGCCCGGGAGGACCGTCGCCACCCCGTCGTCGACCGTTAGGGAGCGCAGCCGGCGCAGCGAGTCCAGGTAGTCGCCCAGCCGCCCGTCGGGGTGTGCGACCACGGTGGTGCCACGCCCCAGGATCGTGTCGCCGGTGAGTACCGCGCGGTCGGCCGGGAGGTGGAAGGAGAGCGAGTCCGCGGTGTGGCCCGGGGTGGGCACCACGCGCAGTTCCAATCCACCGGTGGTGATGACATCGCCCGCGTCAAGGCCCTCGTCGCCCAGGCGCAGCGCCGGGTCCAGCGCCCGTACGGCCGAACGGGTCAGTTCGGCGAAGCGGGCGGCGCCATCGGAGTGGTCGGGGTGACCGTGGGTCAGCAGGGTCAGCGCGATGCGCTTGCCGGCCCGCTCGGCGGTGTCGATGACGGCCCGCAGATGGCCCTCGTCGAGCGGCCCGGGGTCGATGACCACGGCGAGATCGGAGTCCGGCTCGGCGACGATCCAGGTGTTGGTGCCGTCCAGCGTCATCGGCGACGGGTTCGGGGCCAGTACGCACCGGGCCCGCGCGGTCGCCGGACCGGCGATCACTCCGCCACGGGGCTGACCGGGGAGGGCGGATGCTTCGGTCATGCGGGGGTCCCTCCCGAGGGGCTGGGGCTGTCCGAGGGGCCGGGGCCGTCCGTTCCGGGGCCGTCCGTGCCGGGGCCGTCCGACAGGCCGTCGTCCTCCCCGGGCGCACGGCTGTCGGCAGGGGAAACGGAATCCGTGCCGGCATCGGCACGGGCACCGGCATCGGCACCGGTCCGGGCGATGTGCTTGGTGAACTCGTCGTGCCCCGGCCAGCTCAACTCGATCTCACCGCCCACGAGGCGGGCCCGCGCCAGCACCGGCGTCAGGTTCTGAGCCTCCGCCCCGGCCAGCACCTCCGCGGAGGTGGCGTACGGCTGGAGCGAGCGCAGGGTCGCGATGGTCGGCGGCATCATCAGCAGCTCACCGCGGTCGTAGCCGGCCGCCGCCTCCTGCGGCCGGATCCACACCGTACGGTCCGCCTCCGTGGAGGCGTTCCAGGTGCGCTGGCCCTCGGGGAGCGCCGCGACGAAGAACCAGGTGTCGTAGCGCCGCGGCTCGAACTCGGGGGTGATCCAGCGGGCCCAGGCACCGAGCAGATCGGAGCGCAGGACCAGGCCGCGGCGGCCCAGGAAGTCGGCGAAGGACAGCTCGTGGGCGACGA includes:
- a CDS encoding NUDIX hydrolase, with amino-acid sequence MRSAREQRYGEEADVHAAAGAASEAATGEASGVASGLDATVTADGLPEWLAPVARAAATIEPRQLSRFLPPKSGGRQSAVLILFGHGARGPELLLMERAGTLRSHAGQPSFPGGALDPEDGDPDGPGPVRAALREAQEETGLDPSGVQVFGVLPRLYIPVSGFVVTPVLGWWRRPSPVGAVDQAETARVFTVPVADLTDPAHRVTTRHPSGHTGPAFLVENALVWGFTAGVIDRMLHYAGWEIPWDRDKAVPLDWRS
- the nth gene encoding endonuclease III translates to MNEPPEQPAAATKAAAKKAVTKKTAAQKATATKAATKKAAAKETAPAKRTAAAKKTATATKAAAKKTAATKTAAAKKAAAGKAAPKATAKKTPARKPESRVAMVRRARRINRELAELYPYAHPELDFTNPFELLVATVLSAQTTDLRVNQTTPRLFAVCPTPEDMAAMDPERLEELIRPTGFFRAKTKSLIGLSAALRDRFGGEVPGRLEDLVTLPGVGRKTANVVLGNAFGVPGITVDTHFGRLARRFGWTTAEDAEKVEADVAEIFPKSEWTMLSHRVVFHGRRVCHSRKPACGACPIAPLCPAYGEGETDPEKAKKLLKYELGGQPGQRLKPPAGYPGKPAPPMAPPVAAS
- a CDS encoding Crp/Fnr family transcriptional regulator, which translates into the protein MDDVLRRAPLFAALDDEQAAELRASMGEVTLARGDALFHEGDPGDRLYVVTEGKVKLHRTSPDGRENMLAVLGPGELIGELSLFDPGPRTATASALTEVKLLGLGHGDLQPWLNARPEVATALLRAVARRLRKTNDQMSDLVFSDVPGRVARALLDLSRRFGVQSEEGIHVVHDLTQEELAQLVGASRETVNKALADFAGRGWLRLEARAVILLDVERLAKRSR
- a CDS encoding MBL fold metallo-hydrolase, encoding MTEASALPGQPRGGVIAGPATARARCVLAPNPSPMTLDGTNTWIVAEPDSDLAVVIDPGPLDEGHLRAVIDTAERAGKRIALTLLTHGHPDHSDGAARFAELTRSAVRALDPALRLGDEGLDAGDVITTGGLELRVVPTPGHTADSLSFHLPADRAVLTGDTILGRGTTVVAHPDGRLGDYLDSLRRLRSLTVDDGVATVLPGHGPVLNDAQGAVEFYLAHRAHRLAQVETAVEAGHRSPAEVVANVYADVDRSLWPAAELSVRAQLDYLGEHGLIES
- a CDS encoding NUDIX hydrolase; amino-acid sequence: MSSTTNGQWYPPEWPDRIRALANGELTPAEPRRAATVLLLRDAASGGPTVHMLRRRTSMAFAGGAYAYPGGSVDPRDERPVAWAGPSRAQWAVRMGVDPATAQAIVCAAVRETFEEAGVLLAGASADTVVADTTGEDWEADRAALVAHELSFADFLGRRGLVLRSDLLGAWARWITPEFEPRRYDTWFFVAALPEGQRTWNASTEADRTVWIRPQEAAAGYDRGELLMMPPTIATLRSLQPYATSAEVLAGAEAQNLTPVLARARLVGGEIELSWPGHDEFTKHIARTGADAGARADAGTDSVSPADSRAPGEDDGLSDGPGTDGPGTDGPGPSDSPSPSGGTPA